The following coding sequences are from one Arachis hypogaea cultivar Tifrunner chromosome 7, arahy.Tifrunner.gnm2.J5K5, whole genome shotgun sequence window:
- the LOC140174313 gene encoding uncharacterized protein: protein MAGGLALSWKDSINVQIINSGEFFVAAEVKEFGNNGWILEWWGRPFSWTNRRQGEDLVKERLDRYLVGMGWKLKFQNAVVHRLTELGSDHAPILIETEPQSWHSKRHFKYQERWCGEDDVKRIVREVWKMKVVGSAMFSLAQKLKECRYRLVQWQITHKENSRKEIDDFQASLEELRRAGINGGEEITRLEEKLELAYMKEESYWREKSRVKWLREGYQNTRFFYQKFHSRVQRNIIWRLVGKNNEIASKPEYIAKVAEDYFYDIFTSSCSVDPNPYLEDLEPKVTASMNFRLQRPVTMDEVKRATFSVHAQSAPGDDGFTAKFFHFFWDIVGGDVFKAVQSFFYSGRILKSFNHTQICLVPKVPDASDMTQGSPNTSQSIFELVEIYEGFSEQKVNLNKSAIFFSHNTPQNTRLAIAQILNIEHIGAQDKYLGLPSIVQKSKKATFGAIKDKVQKRIMGWKRSLLFSGGTCY from the exons ATGGCAGGAGGACTTGCGCTATCTTGGAAGGATAGCATCAATGTTCAAATTATAAACAGCGGGGAATTCTTTGTAGCAGCTGAAGTTAAAGAGTTCGGAAACAATGGG TGGATATTGGAATGGTGGGGGCGGCCTTTCTCGTGGACAAACCGAAGACAAGGAGAGGATTTGGTGAAGGAGAGGCTTGACCGCTATTTAGTAGGAATGGGATGGAAGCTGAAGTTTCAGAATGCAGTGGTGCACAGGCTCACAGAATTAGGCTCGGATCATGCTCCTATCTTGATAGAAACTGAACCTCAATCCTGGCATAGTAAAAGGCATTTTAAATACCAGGAACGTTGGTGTGGAGAAGATGATGTCAAAAGAATTGTCAGAGAAGTGTGGAAAATGAAAGTAGTAGGCTCGGCTATGTTCTCCTTGGCCCAAAAGTTGAAAGAATGTAGATATAGATTAGTTCAATGGCAGATAACTCACAAAGAAAACTCTCGAAAAGAAATTGATGACTTTCAAGCTAGCCTAGAGGAGCTGCGGAGGGCTGGAATCAATGGGGGAGAGGAGATTACCAGATTGGAAGAGAAGTTGGAGCTAGCATATATGAAAGAAGAGAGCTATTGGAGAGAAAAATCTAGAGTCAAATGGCTAAGAGAAGGATATCAGAACACCAGATTCTTTTACCAGAAATTTCATTCAAGGGTGCAAAGGAACATAATTTGGAGATTAGTTGGGAAGAACAATGAGATTGCATCGAAACCAGAGTATATTGCAAAGGTAGCTGAAGATTACTTCTAcgatatttttacttcttcttgTTCGGTTGATCCGAATCCATATTTGGAGGATTTGGAGCCTAAGGTTACAGCTTCCATGAACTTTAGGCTCCAAAGGCCGGTGACTATGGACGAGGTCAAAAGAGCTACGTTCAGTGTTCATGCTCAGAGTGCTCCTGGTGATGACGGGTTTACAGCtaagttttttcactttttctgggaTATAGTTGGAGGTGATGTTTTTAAGGCTGTGCAAAGTTTTTTTTACAGTGGCAGAATTCTAAAAAGCTTCAACCATACTCAAATTTGTTTGGTTCCAAAGGTGCCAGATGCCAGTGACATGACTCAG GGCTCACCTAATACAAGCCAAAGCATTTTCGAATTGGTAGAGATCTACGAGGGCTTCAGTGAGCAAAAAGTCAATTTGAACAAGTCGGCCATCTTTTTCAGTCACAACACACCTCAAAACACAAGACTAGCAATTGCGCAGATACTAAATATTGAACATATCGGAGCCCAAGACAAATACTTGGGACTGCCCTCCAtagttcaaaaatcaaagaaagcaaccTTTGGAGCTATCAAGGATAAAGTTCAGAAGAGGATTATGGGTTGGAAAAGAAGTTTATTGTTCTCAGGAGGCACATGCTATTAA
- the LOC140174208 gene encoding uncharacterized protein, with amino-acid sequence MHRKKKNYDPIDIQSIDTVDFWVMPDEDDPEFTNGDIEGIENLIYTDNAMPSYPKDGGDVELDVDFPNVADSSNTASFGGTSDDGGFGLHVYDGDVGTLNDNYDF; translated from the exons ATGCATCGCAAGAAGAAGAATTATGATCCAATTGACATTCAAAGCATTGACACAGTAGATTTTTGGGTAATGCCGGATGAAGATGATCCTGAATTTACTAATGGAGACATCGAAggcattgaaaatttaatttatacggATAATGCTATGCCTTCATATCCTAAAG atggagGAGATGTGGAACTTGATGTGGATTTCCCTAATGTTGCTGATTCTTCAAATACAGCTTCTTTTGGTGGTACTTCTGATGATGGTGGCTTTGGATTACATGTTTATGATGGAGATGTTGGAACActtaatgataattatgatttttga
- the LOC112704015 gene encoding trans-resveratrol di-O-methyltransferase, which produces MEFQSREQGDNGKLLKAQSHIWNHTLNFINSMSLKCVVELGIPDAIHKYGKPMPLSQLICSLQIHPSKTSFVHRLMRILVHSNFFTTKNVTNNDLEVEVGYVLTDSSMLLLKDNPLSLIPHLFMILDPNFIKPWHQMSTWFKNDDPTSFETEYGITFWDYARQAPKFNELFNDAMASDARLVSKFLLDDKCKGVFEGLESLVDVGGGTGTVAKAIGKAFPQLECIVLDLPHVVADLEGSENLKYVGGNMFEAIPPSNAILLKWILHDWNDEECSKILRNCKEALHMSKGKGRKVIVIDIVMGNEKSDHESIETQLFFDMLMMVFLTGKQRNKEEWANLIFSAGFSDYKIIPILGIRSLIEIYP; this is translated from the exons ATGGAATTCCAAAGTAGAGAGCAGGGGGATAATGGTAAACTTCTTAAAGCCCAAAGTCACATATGGAATCATACTCTTAATTTTATAAACTCTATGTCTCTTAAATGTGTTGTTGAGTTAGGCATACCTGATGCTATTCACAAATATGGCAAACCTATGCCACTTTCACAACTCATTTGTTCATTGCAAATTCATCCATCAAAAACCTCCTTTGTCCATCGATTGATGAGAATCTTGGTCCATTCCAACTTCTTCACTACCAAGAATGTCACCAACAATGACCTCGAAGTTGAAGTTGGGTATGTTCTAACCGATTCATCTATGCTATTGCTTAAGGACAACCCCTTAAGTTTGATACCTCACTTGTTTATGATCCTTGATCCCAATTTTATAAAACCATGGCATCAGATGTCCACATGGTTTAAAAATGATGATCCTACATCATTTGAAACGGAATATGGGATAACGTTTTGGGATTATGCTAGGCAAGCTCCTAAATTTAATGAACTTTTCAACGATGCCATGGCAAGTGATGCACGATTGGTTAgcaagtttttacttgatgacaagtGTAAGGGagtgtttgaaggtttggaatcATTGGTTGATGTTGGTGGAGGCACCGGAACTGTTGCAAAGGCCATTGGCAAAGCATTCCCACAGTTAGAGTGCATTGTTTTGGATCTTCCACATGTTGTTGCTGATTTGGAAGGAAGTGAGAACCTTAAATATGTTGGAGGAAACATGTTTGAGGCCATTCCTCCTTCTAATGCCATTTTATTGAAG TGGATTTTGCATGACTGGAATGACGAGGAATGTTCGAAAATACTGAGGAACTGCAAAGAGGCACTACACATGAGCAAAGGCAAAGGAAGGAAGGTTATTGTTATAGACATCGTGATGGGGAATGAGAAGAGTGATCATGAGTCAATTGAAACACAACTCTTCTTTGACATGTTGATGATGGTGTTCCTAACAGGAAAGCagagaaataaagaagaatgGGCCAACTTAATATTCTCAGCTGGTTTTAGCGACTACAAAATAATTCCAATTCTTGGAATAAGGTCCCTTATTGAGATATATCCATAA